cgccaatgcgctcaccacacaccagctataggtggagtggaaagacagtgataaagccaattctgTGGatgaggccatgatgggtaagggccgatggagggaatttggccagggcaccagggttacacccctactctttacgagaagtgccatggggattttaatgaccacagagggtcaggacctcagtttaacatctcttCCGAAAGAtggcacccactgacagtatagtgttcccttcacttttactggggcattaggaggttgagcgccccctgctggcctctctaacaccacttgcaacagcaacctagttttcccatggggtctcccatccaggtactgaccaggctcagccctgtttagcttcagtgagtaaccggtcttgggctatagggtgatatggctgtgtgtgtattagaaataattttattttgatatatgaaatatcaaaacaaaataacaaaaatatgaacaaaatatttattactagataatttaaataaaagggcaaaaaggaaatataaatgtatatataaatcctTCGTCGTAGGTACTCAAATTTGCTCAAATATCTTTCAGTGTCCTTAAGTGACTCCATGACATAAAATGCTGTCCGCTATCGCAGGAAAACACGCACACACTGTACCACAAGGCGAAAATAATATTAGACGATTTCCTAGCTCTCCTGCCAGGAAAATGTGCATCAGCATCCAGCACAGATGACCCTTGATATACAGAGTGTGTGTTGAGAAACCGGCTTCACTGAGCAACACCGTAAACAGAGAGAAAACACTGTGATGTAACTCACGTGTGTCTCACCCAATGGAAAGAACGGCGCCTGAAAAGTGTCTGCCTGTTATTTTAATCTGCAGAAGCACTGCGTTCaatttgcatacacacacacagacaaagtgCTATAAATGGCCTTGACGGAGGTTTCAGTCGTAACTCTTGTCAGTGAAAGGGATTCATTactgctctgtgtgtgtttgtggtgctTCCCTTTTTGAACAgtgcgtcacacacacacacacacactcacatgagGAAGCAGAAAATCCCCCTGGTGTGTAGCAGAGTGGTGAATACACACGCAGCCAGACGCACAGATAAAGCTGACGTTTCTGAGAGCTGAGATTGTGGTGTTTATAGTGCTAGTCACTATTGTCAATTGTGTTTGTACACTGGTTAGGGTTGGTTAGTGTTTGAAAGGCAGGTGTGGTgacgttttgtgtgtgtgtgagagagctgaAACCTACTGTTCATTTTCAGattgtaattttaaaacatttttttatatttatctagtTTAAATTTAGATGAAGGTTTTTATTGTCTGTAGTTGGtcacaattgtgtgtgtgtgttttttttattgtttctttttattttataacgTTTTCCTGTTTaatcagggtgtctgcggggtcttaaactattaaaagttgataaatcaatgtagagaaatttaaggcccttaaaagttattaagtcttgaatgctattttgcaaggtattaaattgtatatcatttttgattatgcaatgtgtGGTCGTATGCTAAAGTTTTCCTAAATTAGATCTGTgtatatcaggatgctgtgttgTTTATAAAATCAATGAATCCTGCTAAATTTAACATCCTGCTGCTTTgttacaccattatttctgcagctttataggcgccaacctgctgaattagctagatttaatagatttttattcggTATATGAAtgatgttttagtttaggatttgttttctacattaatatttagtaaatatactgtaagtttaaatctcgccagtgtttctggttgaaaagtggttataaggttttaaaatgtatggaaagagtctttaaaaaagtcttaaaaggtattgaatttcactctgatTCCTGTGTGTGCTCTGTTAATGGagagttaattttttttcaaacaatagctttaataactaatttctaataactaattattttatattttggcggTACATAATATTGTTCTACttgtacacacatacacgcatacatgcacacatacaaacatactgtacatgcacacATGAATACGTTCATGGGCGCCACTAGGAAGAGAAATTTAGAATGATTCTAGGGGCCCACGCCATTTTGGAGCCCCCAGAGTTACTATTAGGGGGTCCAATACGCCCCACCCCTCTTCACTTTAGTCTGCGACAGCCCCAACctgtatatcagtgtttcccaaccctgttcctggaggcacaccaacagtacacattttgaatgtctcccttatctgactcattaacttcaggtgttggagtctcttctaatcttctgatgagttgattcaggtgtgtttgataagggagaggttgaaaatgtgtacttttggtgtgccttcaggaacagggttgggaaacattgctgtatataatgcataaaattatctttaatatattaaatgttagtTCTTTATTTGCGTTTGTTTTATAGTCAAATGTGTGCtgattattgtaatttttatttatttttattttttttttttatgaaaatgtatgtcTGACACATACTAAATTTTCTAAATAGAATATTTAGGTGTTTCTTCCTAAACAACCTGGAATAcattgaaacaaaataaaatgacatttaaaatgatatttaattttattattgttttttaaatcattagAATTTTAACCAGAAATGTGTACAAAGTAGGActacaagtaaataaaatgttaaatctatttgaaaataattatttaatgtttattcatttgatctgatttaaattaaaatgtattcaaattaacGTAATGTATCTTTCAAAATATAACATGTGAATAATTTGAATACCTGATATAATGAATAAACTTAATGAATGTGCCTGATATTAATGCAGAGACATTGCTAAAAAATAAAAGGATGaaaggttttttgtttttcaaactgGATGTGATGATTGGAGTAATGTTAGCTGATGTGTGTTTGTCTCCCTCTACAGGCTGGATTCATGCTGTTCTCACTTCTCAGGACTCGATGGCGTTTGGAGGAAACTTCTTGCATAACTTAAACATAGACATGCAGCTCAGGTGCGATCCTTCAGTCGGGGTCTTTCTGATAATCTTATACTTACACATACTCAGTGTGTCTTTCTAAATGTGTGTTTTCCTGACGGATCTGATCTGGTTTCAGGTGTTATGAGATGGAGCGCAGACTGAAGACTCCAGATCTCTTTAAGTTCCCATATTTTGAGGCCATCTGCTGGTATGTGGCCAAAAACCTGCTGGAGACTCTTAAAGGTGAGCTGCATTTTATCATTCAAgagttaaatgtttaaaatgaaaaacaatgtaatattATGTATGATATAATTATGAAGAAAatgagttgttgtttttatttagtttgtgtgtgtatgttcgtTTGCTGACTCTCTTAAGATGGAGTTAATAAATtgttgtaaatatttaatatatttttgtgtttaaaaaaaaataaatgactaaaatgaatgcttattaaattaaatttgttattaaaatgtgaaatattcagtttcccATGTCCTTTTCTGTTTAAAAAGTTgtaattctaataaaaaaaagtttaacatttcattatgttcatttattttaataattatttattttatagttgcATCAATGACATTAAGTTTAGTGTGTAATATATtgttagataaataaaaatacattatattaaactaattatcttttttttattactaaaacaAATGGGGAGCGGCATTTACATTAAAGTAGTAATATAAAACaatgttattaatttaataaaatgaattttaaacgATCTCTTATTTTTATAGTATTAGTAAACTTTTTGGAAAAAAACAAGTTTATGAAAAGGGTAATAAAATTGtatcaaatgtaaaaacattttttacttatTCGACTTTATAATTTGTTATGGAAAAGTGTCAATTAAATTAGAattctattaaataaaatttttaaaaaattatgacgtgtgtgcgtgtgcgcgcgtgtgtgtgtgtttcagaactGCGTGAAGATAAATGTGAAGCTCAGGGTTTTCTGGTGGACGGAGTGAAAGCTTTAATCTCCTCACTGAAGATGTGGTTGAGGAGGGAGGTCagtttttctgtttgtgtgtatgtgtgtgtgtgtgttgtgtgcgtgcatgtgtgtgcatgctcTTCTTGCTCATCATCTTCTCTGTCTGTGTCTTCAGCTCACTCAGCCTAACAGTGAAGTGCCAGACAACATCAGACCAGGACACCTCATTAAAGCTCTGAGCAAAGAGATCCGACACCTTGAGGTCAGAGCTTATATTCATTATGTGTCACACATCtagaatgtttaatttaattcttaattttcttttataactaaaatatatacaaataaatgtttgttttaatttattacatttattattacaatatatattattagattattatattacaatttattaaaatttttttgtcaaatagaaattaataaaatatcctcaaattaaattaatttctaatgttttttttactaaaatatatgctaataaaATTCTAATTATATAGAAATTTGGAAAATGTGTTATTTTCTTAAAGTTTGAATTGgttaattatattatacagtttcaaatatattgtaaatgtttcaattaatttagaagtcaaattatttgaattaaattatagttttaaaattatttcattaaatggGAAATGTTGAATTCTctgtttttgtatattattaaacaaaaaattatcaaataaaagtaGATAATATAAGATTATAATATGAGTAAATAGAAGTGTTGTAtaaaactgtaaatgttttaagttaattgtgaaatacattaaaataaattttattaatataattaaaataaaacattttaaaatactttgttaTAGGTTTTAATTACcaaaatataattacaattatatcaaatgaaaaaataatgtgtttttgttttaatatgtcaGTGTATCTTTTTACAAGGTGTAATTGGGCTCTTAAAACAGCTATTAGTACTAATTTGCTGTGTTGTTTTCTGCAACAGGATGATTCCAATAAAGCTGTGAAAACTCAGGGAAGTGCTGAGTGTTCTTTAACTCGCTCAACACTGGAGAAAGGAGATCAAGACCGAAGGGCTGCTCGACGACTGCAAGATCATCATCACCACAGACGCCGCcaccatcaccaccatcatcatcaccaccaccaccatcatcatcacagccGAAAAATGCCCTCAAACCTGGACGTGCTGGAGCTCCACACGCTGGAAGTGTTGAAGAGATTGGAGGTTGGCCAGCTGAAGGAGGTCAGTGCTGTGGACACTTTTATCTGTATCGCATGATTTTTAGTGTTATCTATATGTTCAAAATGCTAAAATGGCATTgtcatttgcattattattttttctacagacaaggttattaaaaaaaatactgcaagctgccagaaaaacaaaaaactaataaaaggTTAAAAGGTTTATGAGAAAAATTGTGTGTGAACATGTTCAGAATACAGATGGGAATAGACCCGTGCAGTCTGGTGTATTTAGGAGCTGACTCCAAAAACTCAATCTGagaaaacagcatttaaaaatatgtattgctattaaaatctacagacacaaatgatAAAATGCgacaattttattgttgttgtttttaattaggctgaaaagatttaaataaaaaaaggaaaaagcccAAAGTCTCAACTCTCAAAACTGACAGGTGTGTTAAAAACAGTGTTTTGGCCTGCAGTTTCTCACATAACTACATGCTTTTCATGTTAAAACTAGTTGTTGTCTAAAATATCTGTGACAGTGATGcgtgaaatttctattttataaaCCGTTTCTATTTCCACAACGTCGCAGCAAAACAATAGCATAAACtattatgacaatgatcacctcaggtacagattatgtgctttattcagttgtTAAATGCTACCATTGTGAGGTTGAACATCAGTTTATGTGGCATTTATAGTCATACTgagagcagcagcagatagtttagctcagatctttaaataaaataactagcagacggtttgaatgaaagtgaaaaatgaaagtcagaattgtgactCCGcagcctattaataatgttaaagaggtttaatatctATTAATTAGCTTATAAACTTGCATTTTTATTGGGAATGCAATGACTGACATTTAAATgaatggctggtatttaaatattTCCGTCGTGTCGCGTCACgtttggtgcagacagacaaattgcttgcCGCTGGAATCTTGTCATGTAGTGTGTAATCAGGACCCAGTGATAAGCTTAGATTTCTCTATAACAGCATTAACCTTTATCATTTCTGTACTGCAGTGCTACCGAATAATTTCAGAGGAGTTTTTCTCGTTGACATTAGATATATTCGCAGTTATTCAGCTTGAGCTCCAGTAAAAACATCTCTCCATGTTTTGAAACAGGACCCGACCTTTAGCTCCAAAGTCAACGGCAAGTTAAAGAAAGTGTGTCCGGTGCCTGCTGTGGCGGTGGAGGCCAGTCATGATAATGCCCTGCGGCTGGTTATGTGCAATGGAAAGATTATTCGGTGAGTAAATTGTAATTCCAGAGAAACTACATTTTCGAATGAtctcagttgttttgttttgtttttagctgTGGTTTGGTATCAAAATTAGTTAAAAGAAATTGgttaatttgttttaatgtacaattcacgctattaacaaaacattaactAAACTTTTAGATcattaaactactaattagctgcttattaatagttagtatgatagaagttgggtttaggtattgtgtAGGATTAGAGGTGTAGAATAAAATCATATAAGATGCTAATAAACAgtgaatatcttaataataggcatgtaataaaccagttgttaatagtgtgaattatgACTAAAGTGTTAATATTGATATTGTGTTGACTTCTAGTTTGTTTGGTATTGAAAGCCCCATCTAATACAGCTTTTTGTAAATTTCTTGTCATGATTTAATCTGAATATAAGGAtctgtattatttgtatttagaTAAATACATactaaattacatttagtaattctAACAACTGAAGAAATTACATTTAGTATGGATGCATTAACTGATCcaaagttacatttttataattacaaaGAAAAAACATTGATCATCAGAGAATCCTTTTCAAAATGAACCAAGCTTTCCCCATAAATATCAAGCACCACAATTGCTTTCAATATTgattataatatgaaatatttcttAAGCCCCAAAACATATTGTTAGTGTGATTTCTGAAAGAGTGCATTAATTTATAGGCAATAAAGGCAAGTGGCTATTGTTGCATATTCATGGATAAAATACttgatttactatttactattactatttactgtttttatttaactataaTGGTAAAACACGATATTACGACAActatattgcaaaacaaaataaaaaaatattgtaaaatattaattttatgtaaatatggGTCAAACAAGTGTCTGAAAAAGTCAATCAAGCCTTGAAGACTATAGTGGTGATGCTGAAACTGCTTTGAAGgatataacttttatttaatgatatttaaatgatgtataagtactttaattgtaaaaatatttcctaatgtatattttttttcagctAATAAAAACAGCCTTGATcatttaataataacataaaacccTACCGACCACAAATGTCTAAAAgatagtgtatgtttgtaattCTAACAACTgaagaagtgttttttttctcacaggGAGAGGTTGCCCATCACTAATGTGGCAGCAACAGTCGACGCCGTGGAAATATATCATAAACACAGGATAAAGCTGGAAAGAATCCCAATgtgtccagaagaaaaagtaaaaaaggaAAAGTGTGAGGATGAATTTGGTGTACAGTGTACTATAAAGAAAGCAGTCAGTCAAGGTGAGTCACCTGGAGCTGTAAAGTTTGCCAGATTTTGCAATGTCTGTTTATCTTAGACCCAAAAGCACGATTTTTCTTCTGTTTTCATGGTTGGGTTTGAATATGGAAGTAAATGAGTTTTGATTTGACAGGTGAAAGTGTGCAGACAGAACTCAGGACGGAGTCGCCACACGCAGCGTCTTCAGACAGCGACTCAAAGGCGGGTGATTCTGCTGAGGTATGCTTGATGGTGAATGAACACCCTCGTAAACTTGTGACGGGTGTCAAAATGCACAGATTCTTCACTTGGCTCAATGGCTTGTAACCTCTCACTTGTCTCTGTCACTCTTCCTCTAAACAGAAGTGTTCATCGGAGTCTGAGAGTTCAGATGGAGAGGATGGAGGATGCCAGAGAGACTCAGGGACTTTTGTGGAGCATCTAAGCAGCCACCGGCACAGCCACCATAAGCAAACATTAAAACGGTATTCAGTCGGACACTCAGGACTTGTTTTGTTGTCCAGGCTCACATTTAGAAGATTTAAGCATTCAAAGCTTAGTTTCTCACTTCCACTTGCATTCCCTATATGACACAGTGGAAAAACTGTCACTGATTCACATGAAACTGAGTGTTCATACCAAGAGTTCAAATCAGCACACAAACTAAACAGTAGTGACTCAGGGTTGATCTGAACTCGTCCATATTACTTTGTTGTAAGTGAGAGAGAAGGAACCGCAGGGTCACACACAGTCAACATACAGACAActaatacaattacaattttccATATGATGAACTAGCTGTTTAGACAGTGTATATGCTTTCTATTGTGATGAATGAAGTGTGGGGTTGTGTTAATATCACACAACTGGCCACATTGTATATACATATGCTCCAGAGAGACAATACAATAGCACAAGTAACAGACTACATTTCATACCCATTTGATTTATACACTAAATGCTGTATCTTAAAGCAGAGAAATTATTCATCAGACTCCGTGTTACTGTTATAAACTATCTGTCATCATGAGTCTGATGTGCTTTAGCTCAACTGTATaaaccaatctcggtcctggagggccggtgtccctccagggtttagctccaacttgccccaacacacctgcctgggtgtttcaagtatacctagtaagacgttgattagcttgttcaggtgtgtttgattagggttggaggtaaaatctgcaggacaccagcccttcaggaacaagtttggtgacccctggtataaaCAGAATCCTATTGGCTCTGTTTtcttattttcagttaaaaatCTGCATCATTCATCAAATAATACTTTAATGTTACATTCGGAGGACTTATATCCGCTATATTTCCTCTAGTGTTGTGCTAATCTGGAGATGTTTGTGTCCACAGTGAACGTCCTACCTCACCCAACACTGACTGTGCCATTCAGGGCATGCTGTCGATGGCGGGTCTGCTGTGTCCGCAGGCATCAGGAGGAGCGGCTGATATTTTACAGCAGCGCTGGTGGGCCAGTCAGGGTAACGGCAGCAGCACCAGCAGCAGCAGTGACGCGTGGGACAGCAGTGAACCCTGTTCAGCCCCCCGCAGCCCAGATGCAGAGGATGGCAGTCTGGGAGAGGAGTATTCATACAGAGAGAGCTCGCTTTCTCCTCCACTGCACCCCTCCAAACGACACGCGCCAAACCCCACACCCATCAGCAACCAGGCCACTAAAGGTCAGCACGATTTTACTGCTTTTTCTTAAAACTACATAATATGAATAGGCATCCGCCACATAAAAACATGTCAGAGTAATGGCCAAGGaaaattagtgttattattaatattgttttgttgttgttatttcttAGAGGAAAGAAACTTATTTTGATTGCCATCATGTCATATGAAGGAGACAACAATCAAGACTGACAGTCAATAATTCAGCCTTTTTAACAAAAGGGCTAATTCAGACCCTTCAAAATGTCATCCGACCTATGAATTGTTGTATTAactatgtacagtgctcagcatatcaAAGTACACCCCTCTCAAATCTCTCttctaaattcatattttttataggatgctatacaatattatatttgtgcacatacattagattagtcagtactgaaaccaaatctggagcttatctcacaaaataacttatgataactgtccaaaaattagtacacccaaatttatatgttatagaaaaatattaaatacaaatttaaaaaaagaggaaaaatccaGAGTGGCAAAAAAAAGTAgttgaaattttttttgca
This region of Danio aesculapii chromosome 4, fDanAes4.1, whole genome shotgun sequence genomic DNA includes:
- the kdm7aa gene encoding lysine-specific demethylase 7A encodes the protein MAAAPLYCVCRQPYDVNRFMIECDICKDWFHGSCVQVVEHHAADIDVYHCPNCEPIHGPYMMKKHNNWHRHDYTEPNDGTRPVQAGTAVFVKELQARSFASGDIVVQMQGNQVTKRFLEREGFSYPIVVHDLDGLGLKLPPPSFSVSDVEHYVGANKVIDVIDVAKQADSKMKLGEFVKYYYQPDRPKVLNVISLEFSDTRMSNLVVVPDIARKMSWVENYWPDDSFFPKPFVQKYCLMGMKDSYTDFHIDFGGTSVWYHVLWGEKIFYLIKPTKANLALYEAWSSSPNQSEVFFGEKVDKCYKCVVKQGTTILLPTGWIHAVLTSQDSMAFGGNFLHNLNIDMQLRCYEMERRLKTPDLFKFPYFEAICWYVAKNLLETLKELREDKCEAQGFLVDGVKALISSLKMWLRRELTQPNSEVPDNIRPGHLIKALSKEIRHLEDDSNKAVKTQGSAECSLTRSTLEKGDQDRRAARRLQDHHHHRRRHHHHHHHHHHHHHHHSRKMPSNLDVLELHTLEVLKRLEVGQLKEDPTFSSKVNGKLKKVCPVPAVAVEASHDNALRLVMCNGKIIRERLPITNVAATVDAVEIYHKHRIKLERIPMCPEEKVKKEKCEDEFGVQCTIKKAVSQGESVQTELRTESPHAASSDSDSKAGDSAEKCSSESESSDGEDGGCQRDSGTFVEHLSSHRHSHHKQTLKRERPTSPNTDCAIQGMLSMAGLLCPQASGGAADILQQRWWASQGNGSSTSSSSDAWDSSEPCSAPRSPDAEDGSLGEEYSYRESSLSPPLHPSKRHAPNPTPISNQATKGKRPKKGQATAKQRLGKILKMSRHKGLFL